GCAAAAGTGACCTTCAAAGCTAAAGCGGATTGGAAAGGCGGGTTGGTAGCCGAAGCAACCGCCAGGGGTTTTAAGGTTACCCTCGACGAACCCAAAGACCTCGGCGGAACCGATACTGCCATGAACCCCGTTGAGATGCTCCTTTGTTCTCTGGGGGGCTGCATGACCATCGCAGCCAGTGCTTTCGCGCCGATGTGCGGCGTAGAATTGAAGGGTTTTTCCGTGGAACTTGAGGGAGACCTGGATCCCGACGGATTTCTAGGGAAAAATCCGAATGTTAGAAAAGGCTTTTCCGAGATACGCTACAGGATGTACATAGTTTCCGATTCCCCGGAGGAAAACATAAAGAAACTGTACAAAATGATAGAAGAAAGGTGTCCTGTCAAGGATACCCTTCAGGGCGTACCCGTTAGCGGCGAAATGATAATTGAAAAATAATGTCGTGTAAACTGCCGGAGTATTATTCCGGCAGTTTTTCCTTTGCCATTGACGCAGAGACGTCCGGTAAATTAAACTATATATATAGCATAAATACCGGTTTGGTGAAAAGGTGGATTTTTGCTTATGATATCAAAGGACGGTTCTTTAAATGAGCTTTTATTACTGCTCCTTTCGAAAAAAGGCCAGTACGTGTCCGGGGAGGAAATCAGCGCGAGATTCGGAGTTAGCCGTACCGCTATTTGGAAGCAAGTAAACCATTTGAGACAGGTTGGGTACGAAATAGATTCTCTGCCGCGAGTCGGTTATTGCTTGAAAAAATCGCCGGACCTTCTTTTGC
The DNA window shown above is from Thermosediminibacter oceani DSM 16646 and carries:
- a CDS encoding OsmC family protein; translation: MAKVTFKAKADWKGGLVAEATARGFKVTLDEPKDLGGTDTAMNPVEMLLCSLGGCMTIAASAFAPMCGVELKGFSVELEGDLDPDGFLGKNPNVRKGFSEIRYRMYIVSDSPEENIKKLYKMIEERCPVKDTLQGVPVSGEMIIEK